A single genomic interval of Mycobacterium sp. DL592 harbors:
- a CDS encoding sulfotransferase → MSSTQTLNLDDLTAPLLTDAQKQILDYTEAREVVFDADRMLEEAAAQAGTDDLADTDGFTDRLTAHIAAIESDTGLRQLSRGTLRARTVRRLRNRLSLNDLLTRYPEIESIDIEKPLIVVGMPRSGTTHLVNLIAQDPRRRALPYWESDEPIPARGRGPDVFGVDPRYGRAKAEHDALMASTPYVAAMHDRFPEAIEEEVELLDLDMAGYALEWHARVPAWRDYYLGLDHVRHYAYLRKVLQALTFLRGPRTWVLKSPQHAEQLGPLMATFPDATVAFTHRDPVAVIQSAITMMAYSDRLRRTSIDPDWLVDYWSDRIHRLLSACVRDRALVPAERSVDISFHHLNGNEMPVLQQLYALAGVDIEPKVAKRFQAYIDGNRRGGKGRIPYDLRGHFGVDPAELRSRFDFYFDRFDVRPEI, encoded by the coding sequence GACGCCCAGAAGCAGATCCTGGACTACACCGAGGCGCGCGAGGTGGTGTTCGACGCCGACCGGATGCTCGAGGAGGCGGCGGCCCAGGCCGGAACCGACGACCTCGCCGACACCGACGGGTTCACCGACCGCCTCACAGCGCACATCGCCGCCATCGAGTCCGACACCGGGCTTCGACAGCTGAGCCGGGGCACCCTGCGCGCCCGCACGGTGCGCCGGCTGCGCAACCGGCTCTCGCTCAACGATCTGCTCACCCGGTACCCGGAGATCGAGTCCATCGACATCGAGAAGCCGCTCATCGTGGTCGGCATGCCCCGCTCGGGCACGACGCACCTGGTCAACCTGATCGCGCAGGATCCGCGCCGGCGTGCGCTGCCCTACTGGGAGAGCGACGAGCCGATCCCGGCCCGCGGCCGAGGCCCCGACGTCTTCGGTGTCGATCCTCGCTACGGGCGGGCCAAGGCCGAGCACGACGCCCTGATGGCCAGCACCCCCTACGTCGCCGCCATGCACGACCGGTTTCCCGAGGCCATCGAGGAGGAGGTCGAGCTCCTCGATCTCGACATGGCCGGTTACGCCCTCGAATGGCATGCCCGGGTGCCGGCCTGGCGGGACTACTACCTCGGCCTGGACCACGTCCGGCACTACGCTTACCTCAGAAAGGTGTTGCAGGCGTTGACATTCCTGCGCGGACCACGCACCTGGGTGCTCAAGTCCCCGCAGCACGCCGAACAGCTCGGGCCGCTGATGGCCACCTTCCCGGATGCCACCGTGGCGTTCACCCACCGCGATCCGGTGGCGGTGATCCAGTCCGCGATCACCATGATGGCCTACTCGGACCGGTTGCGGCGCACCAGCATCGACCCGGACTGGCTGGTCGACTACTGGTCGGACCGGATCCACCGGCTGCTGAGCGCGTGTGTTCGCGACCGGGCCCTGGTGCCCGCCGAGCGCAGCGTCGACATCTCCTTCCACCACCTCAACGGCAACGAGATGCCGGTGCTGCAGCAGTTGTACGCACTGGCCGGGGTGGACATCGAACCCAAGGTGGCCAAGCGATTCCAGGCCTATATCGACGGCAATCGCCGCGGCGGCAAAGGTCGCATCCCCTATGACCTGCGCGGCCATTTCGGCGTGGACCCCGCCGAACTGCGGTCCCGGTTCGACTTCTACTTCGACCGCTTCGACGTCCGCCCGGAGATCTGA